Genomic DNA from Paucilactobacillus hokkaidonensis JCM 18461:
ATTGATACTTACGCGGCATTGATTGTACCGTGGTTGGCAAGTATTTTTGCTATGTTTGCGCTGCGACAGGCATTCAAGGCACAACCACGTTCAATTTATTATGCTGCGCGCATTGATGGTGCCAACGACTGGCAGTACCTTTGGCATATTTTGGTGCCGGCTAACCGCACCACGATTACCGCGGTAGCTGTGTTACAAATCATTGGTTCCTGGAATTCTTTCATGTGGCCTTTGATCGTGACTAATTCAGACCGGTTACGGACATTACCGGTAGGCTTAACCACTTTTACCAGTGAGGCGGGGACTAATTATCCGCTGCTGATGGCCGCAACCGTGTTTGTTATCTTGCCATTGATTGTCTTGTACCTATTGCTTCAAAAATATATCATTACCGGCATTACAAAAGTCGAGTTGAAAGGATAACCATTATGAAACGATTCCGTCAATTACTGCTTCTTGTTCTATTTTTAGCTGCTGTTGCCACCCTTAGCGCGTGTTCCAACAAGCAAACTGATGCTTCATCTGACCGAGTTACGATCACTTTTTGGCACGGTATGACCGGTGAACGTAAAACTGAGTTGAACCAAATGATTAGCGATTTTAACAAATCACAGTCTAAATATAAGGTCGTCGGTAGCTCACAAGGGGACTTTGCCGGGGTCCAACAAAAAATAACGGCTGCTGCTAAGTCTAAGACACTCCCAACGATCGCCCAGACAACCTACACGAATGTTCCTAACTATGTTAAGGGTGGTTTTGTGACATCCTTTGATCCTTACATCAGTAAGTCCGATTTGAGCGATATCTATCCAGCGTTCTTGCAGGCTACTATGTATCAAGGAAAACGTTACTCGATGCCATTTTCTAAGTCCGCACGGATTTTATTTTATAACAAGGATTTGCTCAAACAAGAAGGGCTCAGTGTGCCAACCACATGGGCGGATATTCAAAATGATGGTGAACGGTTGAAAGCAAAAGGGATCACTGCAATGGCCTTTGATCAAAGCTTTGTCAGTGAACTCGACGGTTTGACTTATCAAAGTGGTTCACAGTTGCTTTCTAGTAAACCAACCGTCGACTCTAAGCAAACACTAGCTGCTACGCATGTTATCTGGGATATGCTCCAAGAGGGCACGGCAACAACTGCTGGTACAGATGGTTATGGCAGTACAAAATTTTTTGCTGGTAAAACATTATTTTACAGTGGCTCGTCGGCTGCAATTTCAACTATACAAGCAAGTACTCCTAAGGGGATGCACTGGGGGACTGCAACATTACCAAGTTACCAGGGTAAACAGGCTACCGGAATTGCGGGCAATGATATTGTGATGTTCAAATCAGCATCAACAGCGCAACGTAAGGGTTCTGCAGCATTTGTGAAGTATCTGATGAGCAATAAACAGACAATCAAATGGGCTGAAAAGACAGGGTATGTTCCGTTAACTAAGTCAGCACAAAAGGATGCGGGCTATCAGAGTTACTTAGCAAAGAATCCCACTGCAAAGGCTGCGTCTGAATCACTCAGTTTTGGTTTCCAAGATCAAGCATTTCTAGGCTACGAACAGTATTTAGCTGCACTGAATAAAGCGGTCGGTGAAATGACTGCCAATCAGGTAACACCGGAAAAATCCATGACACAGTTGCAACAGCAAGTGGAAAAGATCGTTAAGTAAAAATAGTGGTAGCAGTTAGTTAACCACCTAAAATGAGAATATTAGTGAATAATAAATGGTCGAGAAAATTTAAATATTTTCTCGACCATTTTATTAATTTAATTAGTGGATGGTATTTAATTTAAAATATTAATAAGTATGGGCATTAAGACCGATATATTGTAAAATAAATGTATACATATTCCTGAATAAGCAAGAATTTTCGTGCATTTATAAATACTATCGGAGGTGTCACCTATGGTTTACCGTAAAAAGACAGTACAATTATCAATTAATTCTTTTGAAACTGCTTTAGGATGTCCGCTGAGTGCAGATAATGAATGGGTTCAATTAGCTAATCAATTACCTTGGAGTGAATGGGACGAAGTATACCAATTGGCTTTTCCGTCCAATTTGGGTCGTGCTGGTAAACCATTTAGACAATTATATGGAGCCCAACTAATCAAGCAACGAACAGGCCTTTCCGATCGTGAAGTAGTTGATGCTATTCGGGATACTCCAGCTTATCAATATTTTCTCGGCTTTTCAGAGTACCAACCAGTTCGACCTTTCGATCATGTAACACTTGTATACTTTCGTAAACGGATTGCTCCAATTTCAGACCAGATTCTTAATATCATGGCAAAATACACAGGAAAACTACTCAATGAAGCATTGCCAGATAAAAGAGTGGTAATCACTGATGCTACGGCTTTTCCAGTTAATGTTGCGTATCCGCAGGATACACATCTGCTTAATGGAACACGGCTCAAGTTAGAGGCAGATATCAAACTAATGTCTAATCAGTTGAAGTTAGCTCCGCCACGCACGCGTAAGCGTGAAGCTAAAAAACAATGGGTTGCTTTTTCTCGCCATCCACATCGTTGGGGAAAACAGACTCATAAGCAAATTAAAGCCCAGCTTCAATATATTCGACGCGATTTACGTTTCGTTGATGAACTACTCGCGCAAGGAGGCCAGTTAAGTGAACGCCGTTTGAAAGTTTTGAGCACAGTACGTAAAGTCTATGAACAGCAGGATTATATGTACCGTAATCATACGCATCATGTTAGTGACCGTATTGTAAGCCTGACTCAGCCTGAAATTAGGCCGATTGTACGAGGGAAAGCTAAACAACCAGTAGAATTTGGACCTAAGGTTGATCTATCAATTACAGATGGTGTTGTTAACATTGAACGATTCTCATTTGATTCCTTCAATGAAAGTACTGATTTCGCTTCAACCATAGATCACTATAAGGATGTTCATGGAGTCTATCCTGATGAGGTCTTAGCAGATACACTTTATCGAACACGAGCCAACATTAAGTTGTGCAAAGACTTAGGAATTAAATTAAGTGGTCCTAAGCTTGGCCGAAGGCCTAAACACGTAGATCCAGCTAAACGTCGTGAAGAACAAGATGCAGAAAATCGGCGTGGTGAAATAGAGCGCGAGTTCTCACTGATTAAGAGCAAACTTGGGCTAGGTTTAGTGACCGCCAAAACTGCAGAAACAATTGCCGTAACAGTTGACACTGGAGTTGTATTGGCCAATCTTAAACGTGTATTGAGCTTTTTTTGTGTACCAATTTCTATATTCGTCGAAATGGATGGTGTAAAGCTTCAAATAGATTACAAAATGATTAATCGGCTATCAAATTTAGTGGCCTAAGATACCATCCACTAATTATTAAACAAATGAACATAACATAGTAAAACGGCTCATATCTGGTACTATACCTTTTCTTGCCTTAATTTATCTGCTTCTGCAATAAAATCTTCAATCTTTTTTGGAGCTGCCCAATGTAACATATGAATATGCTTAGCTCCATGAGTATTTAATAATTTATCTTTCATTATTTTAGTGAATGCTTTTTCAGCCGTTGTACCAAACACAAGTACAAACTTAGGTTGAATTAGATCAAACTCTTCTTGTAACATTTTAGTATTTTGAATCAATTTTTCATGATTTTTAGGTTCTAAAACCGTTTTTATAATACCAGGACTTGTACCTGGATCGTTCTTTATTATATCAGTCATATAGCTACCCACAAAAGGCGTATTTAATATCATTCTAGTAGTATTATAATCACGAATACGTGTACTACCATTATGAAAGTTAGACCAATCAAAGTTGCTATTGCTATCTTTTCCCATATTTGATCCCAATAAAATAGCATTACTGTTCAGGGTATTATGGCGGTATTTTGGCTTTTCAAGATCTTTTAGAAACGGCTCAATTGATAATTCTTTCGTATGAATTGTTTTACTAACGTCTGCGATATCCCAGAGTGCCCAGCTACTATAACATGCATATTTATCTTTTAAAACTTTGTAAGCTTTATCTGATATCATTTAACCATCGCCTTTATTTTTTATAATTATTTTCAATAATATTAATACAGTACACAGCTACTTAACTTCCCTCAACGACAAGCTCACAAATGTTCGAGCCTTGTCAGCTGACACAGTTTCTCCAGCATCACCAGTAGTAGAACGTTCAGTGCACGTCCACAAAGTAGCTATTTTTTTGACTGAACTAGTTTTAACGTTGGTTTTGACTGAACTACGTGACTTTAAATAACTAACATAATCCGTAAATTGTTTATTATTTTTGAAATTCAGCGTATGTGCTTTTGATGGACCGCTGTTAGATTGAACCGCAAAGACGGTTCCGACAAACTTCTTAGTCGGCGTATAGATATAGACATGTTTATGAGCATTAAGAAAACTACTACTGAAGTATTTTGATAAATCGGAAAAACGCGTTTTATCATACATATTGTGCCCATAAATAAAGGTATTTTTACTAGAAAAGTTAGCATGATTACGGTAATCCATAAATATTTGCCCAGAAATTGAGGATTTATTATGCTCATCGTGATGTAGATAAAACTTATTATCTTTGCTTTGTAAAATTGCATAATTAATCTTTGTTCCTGGTACATAAACCCAAGCCTTAATTCTGGGATTCACTTTGTGCAGTTTTTTCCAGTTAATTGAAATATTACCTTCAGTGGGCATTTTTTTAACTGTTTTAGTAGTAAGAGTCTTAGTCGCCTGAACTTCTTGTTCGACTTTATAGTGTTGATAAAAGTGATTTCCAACAAAATAAATGCCCACTAAAACTACCAACAATAAAAGGATGTTGATAATTTTTGATCGTGTGGATTTTTTTCTTTTATCCATGCGAAAGCCATGTTTTGCCAATTGAATGTCACCTCAGAAATAAAAATGAGCAGTCACGCTGACTGCTCAAAATTAATTAAGTTAGTTAAAGGTTATGCGATAAACTTACGGAAAGCAAGACCTAAACCAGCAATCAAAGAAGTCAATCCGGTACCTACTGTAGGTAATACGCCAGCAGAAACGCTAGTTTGAACGTCACCTGTTTTAGATGATTTGTTTGATGTAGCAGCTGAAACAACGGCAGAAACGCCAGCTTTAGTCGTAGCTTTGTTGATAGCAGCCTTAGCATTTGCTTTAGCAGTTGCGCTTAAACTTGAATTGTTATCAATAGCCTTAATTGCATCAGTCTTTGCAGTACTTACAGTTGAAGAATTGTTTGAAGAACTTGTATTTCCTGT
This window encodes:
- a CDS encoding carbohydrate ABC transporter permease; translated protein: MSKIYKAGISYILLALGAVIMLLPFVWMLVTSLQTQAETMAVPPVWLPKSLRWVNYLLAWHAAPFARYCLNSLIVTLITTLGQLFTSILAAFAFTYLKFYGRRILFALLIALMMIPGELLLIPNYITLAHLHWIDTYAALIVPWLASIFAMFALRQAFKAQPRSIYYAARIDGANDWQYLWHILVPANRTTITAVAVLQIIGSWNSFMWPLIVTNSDRLRTLPVGLTTFTSEAGTNYPLLMAATVFVILPLIVLYLLLQKYIITGITKVELKG
- a CDS encoding ABC transporter substrate-binding protein; the protein is MKRFRQLLLLVLFLAAVATLSACSNKQTDASSDRVTITFWHGMTGERKTELNQMISDFNKSQSKYKVVGSSQGDFAGVQQKITAAAKSKTLPTIAQTTYTNVPNYVKGGFVTSFDPYISKSDLSDIYPAFLQATMYQGKRYSMPFSKSARILFYNKDLLKQEGLSVPTTWADIQNDGERLKAKGITAMAFDQSFVSELDGLTYQSGSQLLSSKPTVDSKQTLAATHVIWDMLQEGTATTAGTDGYGSTKFFAGKTLFYSGSSAAISTIQASTPKGMHWGTATLPSYQGKQATGIAGNDIVMFKSASTAQRKGSAAFVKYLMSNKQTIKWAEKTGYVPLTKSAQKDAGYQSYLAKNPTAKAASESLSFGFQDQAFLGYEQYLAALNKAVGEMTANQVTPEKSMTQLQQQVEKIVK
- a CDS encoding IS5-like element ISLho2 family transposase, giving the protein MVYRKKTVQLSINSFETALGCPLSADNEWVQLANQLPWSEWDEVYQLAFPSNLGRAGKPFRQLYGAQLIKQRTGLSDREVVDAIRDTPAYQYFLGFSEYQPVRPFDHVTLVYFRKRIAPISDQILNIMAKYTGKLLNEALPDKRVVITDATAFPVNVAYPQDTHLLNGTRLKLEADIKLMSNQLKLAPPRTRKREAKKQWVAFSRHPHRWGKQTHKQIKAQLQYIRRDLRFVDELLAQGGQLSERRLKVLSTVRKVYEQQDYMYRNHTHHVSDRIVSLTQPEIRPIVRGKAKQPVEFGPKVDLSITDGVVNIERFSFDSFNESTDFASTIDHYKDVHGVYPDEVLADTLYRTRANIKLCKDLGIKLSGPKLGRRPKHVDPAKRREEQDAENRRGEIEREFSLIKSKLGLGLVTAKTAETIAVTVDTGVVLANLKRVLSFFCVPISIFVEMDGVKLQIDYKMINRLSNLVA
- the srtB gene encoding class B sortase — protein: MDKRKKSTRSKIINILLLLVVLVGIYFVGNHFYQHYKVEQEVQATKTLTTKTVKKMPTEGNISINWKKLHKVNPRIKAWVYVPGTKINYAILQSKDNKFYLHHDEHNKSSISGQIFMDYRNHANFSSKNTFIYGHNMYDKTRFSDLSKYFSSSFLNAHKHVYIYTPTKKFVGTVFAVQSNSGPSKAHTLNFKNNKQFTDYVSYLKSRSSVKTNVKTSSVKKIATLWTCTERSTTGDAGETVSADKARTFVSLSLREVK